A region of Allocoleopsis franciscana PCC 7113 DNA encodes the following proteins:
- a CDS encoding GTP cyclohydrolase II: MQNSKIVSKQKHIVLTSHPGGLASKPLSVHWGESEPSKRGPIIGTLTNPAHRNVIGTHSGSYSVYRALAVASGALQASHRADLTNTSPVVAIGPHPSWADANKIVALDPFGAMVGEAYADLYKQGYDIRPTIAITQAHINMPELQDAIAKGRLLVDGRIVKSGGSLVVTKIAIDPVWYLPGLAKRLKVGESDLRRALFQQTGGMYPELVTRPDLQVFLPPIGGITVYLLGDVAAITEPNRKLAVRVHDECNGSDVFGSDICTCRPYLVHGLEVCVQTAQEGGAGILVYFRKEGRALGEVTKFLVYNARKRQEGGDRADAYFSRTECVAGVQDMRFQELMPDVLHWLGITQIDRFVSMSDMKYNAIVNSGIKVINRIAIPEELIPADAQVEIAAKQAAGYYTEGSAPDAVTLTQIKGRNLVS, encoded by the coding sequence ATGCAAAACTCGAAAATAGTATCCAAACAGAAACATATTGTTCTAACTTCTCATCCAGGTGGTTTAGCGTCAAAGCCGTTAAGCGTTCACTGGGGAGAGAGTGAACCCAGCAAACGAGGCCCTATTATTGGCACATTGACCAACCCAGCTCACCGCAATGTGATCGGGACTCACTCCGGTTCTTATTCGGTCTATCGGGCTTTAGCGGTCGCCAGTGGCGCTCTCCAAGCCAGCCACCGCGCTGATTTGACGAATACCTCTCCTGTTGTTGCCATTGGGCCTCATCCCAGTTGGGCTGATGCCAATAAAATTGTCGCTCTCGATCCCTTTGGCGCGATGGTGGGTGAAGCTTACGCCGATTTGTACAAGCAGGGATACGACATTCGACCCACGATCGCCATCACTCAGGCTCATATTAATATGCCAGAGTTACAGGATGCGATCGCCAAAGGACGTTTGCTCGTTGATGGTCGAATTGTCAAAAGTGGTGGCAGTTTAGTTGTTACGAAAATAGCTATTGACCCTGTATGGTATCTGCCGGGACTGGCTAAGCGCCTCAAGGTTGGGGAAAGTGACTTACGTCGTGCCCTATTTCAACAGACGGGTGGGATGTATCCAGAATTAGTCACCCGCCCCGATTTACAAGTCTTCTTACCCCCGATTGGCGGCATCACCGTTTATCTGCTAGGTGATGTGGCGGCGATTACAGAACCCAACCGCAAGCTGGCTGTGCGAGTCCATGACGAATGCAACGGCTCAGATGTGTTTGGTTCCGATATTTGCACCTGCCGTCCTTATCTCGTGCATGGTCTAGAGGTCTGTGTTCAGACGGCACAAGAGGGGGGTGCTGGTATCTTAGTGTACTTCCGTAAGGAAGGTCGAGCCTTGGGTGAGGTGACGAAATTCCTCGTCTACAATGCCCGTAAGCGTCAGGAAGGAGGCGATCGCGCCGATGCCTACTTCAGTCGCACAGAATGTGTGGCAGGCGTTCAGGATATGCGGTTTCAAGAGCTGATGCCCGATGTGCTGCATTGGTTGGGCATTACCCAAATTGACCGCTTTGTCTCCATGAGCGATATGAAATACAATGCGATCGTCAATTCTGGCATTAAAGTCATCAATCGCATTGCCATTCCAGAAGAATTGATTCCGGCTGATGCACAGGTGGAAATTGCTGCCAAGCAAGCGGCGGGTTACTACACGGAAGGAAGCGCACCTGATGCAGTCACTCTGACTCAAATTAAAGGACGCAATTTAGTTAGTTAA
- the upp gene encoding uracil phosphoribosyltransferase — MTAQVTVIDHPFVQHKLTLMRQFDTSTAKFRQLMKEVGMLLAYEVTRDLPLKYEPIKTPIAPMNAPMLASEKKMVVVSIMRAGQGLLDGILELMPSARVGHIGLYRDPSTYVAIEYYLKLPHDVEHRDILVVDPMLATGNSAIAAVDRIKELGPVSIKFLCLLAAPEGMKHFHEHHPDVPIYTAAVDEKLDEHGYIVPGLGDAGDRLYGTK, encoded by the coding sequence ATGACCGCTCAAGTTACGGTAATTGATCACCCTTTTGTACAGCATAAATTGACGTTGATGCGTCAATTTGACACCAGTACCGCTAAATTTCGCCAACTGATGAAAGAGGTTGGGATGTTATTAGCCTATGAGGTAACACGGGATTTACCTCTCAAGTATGAACCGATCAAAACGCCTATTGCCCCGATGAATGCGCCCATGCTGGCATCCGAAAAGAAAATGGTGGTTGTCTCTATCATGCGGGCAGGGCAGGGGCTATTGGACGGTATTTTGGAACTGATGCCTTCAGCCCGCGTGGGTCATATTGGTTTGTATCGTGACCCCAGTACTTATGTTGCCATTGAGTATTATTTGAAACTCCCCCATGATGTTGAGCATCGAGATATCTTGGTGGTTGACCCGATGCTCGCGACTGGCAATTCAGCGATCGCCGCTGTTGACCGAATTAAGGAATTAGGTCCGGTATCGATTAAGTTTTTGTGCTTATTGGCGGCACCGGAGGGAATGAAGCACTTCCACGAGCATCATCCGGATGTGCCGATTTATACAGCGGCGGTTGATGAAAAGTTAGATGAGCATGGCTATATTGTGCCCGGTCTTGGGGATGCAGGCGATCGCTTGTATGGCACCAAGTGA
- a CDS encoding helix-turn-helix domain-containing protein, translated as MTLIFNSDKYRELLIKYQPKLIRTEEENERALTTVKELMNRPNRSLEENELYDLLITLIEKFEREFYSPGKASTPHSMVAFLMEQQNIKPEDLVGTIGDEEVVAEVIQGKRVITQEQAKTVGKMFKVDPSLFIRQDEID; from the coding sequence ATGACCCTTATTTTTAATTCAGATAAATATAGAGAATTACTAATTAAGTATCAGCCTAAGCTCATTAGAACTGAAGAAGAAAATGAAAGGGCTTTGACAACTGTAAAAGAGTTGATGAATCGTCCGAATCGCAGTCTGGAAGAAAATGAGCTTTATGACTTACTCATCACTTTGATAGAAAAATTTGAACGCGAATTTTATTCGCCTGGAAAAGCATCTACTCCCCATTCGATGGTAGCTTTTTTAATGGAGCAGCAAAATATAAAGCCGGAAGATTTGGTGGGTACTATCGGTGATGAAGAGGTGGTTGCTGAAGTTATCCAAGGTAAGCGCGTGATAACGCAAGAGCAAGCTAAGACTGTAGGCAAAATGTTTAAAGTCGATCCTAGCTTGTTTATTAGGCAAGATGAGATTGATTAA
- a CDS encoding Uma2 family endonuclease: MSQITQSLDPSTDLSPTAGLPASLPDHTQLPDSDGNFVKNFQEPPEGDLLTDCITPILQQLHPDGQYCIGRDCGIYWRMTEPPEPPEKGAEAPDWFYVPDVPPNLNGEIRRSYVLWKEFVAPLIALEFVSGEGTEERDKTPKKGKFWVYERAIRIPYYGIYEVKKAQVEVYQLVNGRYQLMPANERGHYPIEPLGVELGIWQGVYQNQEWPWLRWWDIGGNLLLTAEERLEQERQEKELAQQRAEQERQRAERLAEQLRALGVEPEV, from the coding sequence ATGAGCCAGATAACCCAATCTTTAGACCCGTCAACCGATTTGTCGCCCACAGCGGGTTTGCCTGCTTCTCTGCCAGATCATACCCAGCTTCCCGACTCGGATGGTAACTTCGTGAAAAACTTTCAGGAACCTCCAGAAGGCGACCTCCTCACAGACTGTATTACACCCATTTTGCAGCAACTCCATCCGGATGGGCAGTATTGCATTGGTCGAGATTGTGGGATTTACTGGCGCATGACCGAACCACCTGAACCACCGGAAAAAGGAGCAGAAGCACCGGATTGGTTCTATGTACCGGATGTGCCACCCAACCTCAATGGAGAAATTCGCCGTTCCTATGTTTTATGGAAGGAATTTGTCGCACCGCTGATTGCTTTGGAATTCGTCTCTGGGGAAGGAACGGAAGAACGAGACAAAACGCCCAAGAAAGGTAAGTTTTGGGTTTACGAACGGGCAATTCGCATCCCTTACTATGGCATCTATGAAGTCAAAAAGGCGCAAGTGGAAGTTTATCAGTTGGTAAACGGGCGCTATCAGCTCATGCCAGCGAATGAGCGAGGTCATTATCCCATTGAGCCTCTAGGGGTAGAATTAGGCATTTGGCAGGGCGTGTATCAGAATCAGGAATGGCCTTGGCTACGTTGGTGGGATATAGGGGGGAATCTGCTGCTGACGGCGGAGGAACGTCTCGAACAAGAGCGGCAAGAGAAGGAGTTAGCTCAACAACGGGCTGAACAAGAACGGCAACGCGCTGAGCGGCTGGCTGAGCAGTTACGGGCGTTAGGGGTTGAGCCAGAGGTGTAG
- a CDS encoding GAF domain-containing protein: MITNTSESLRHSEVIKSGLLIAQGLKEKSQNYKKLLTEVLKWTGGQPLLTQKLCQLIVEAEDSPPVGEEAEWFDRLVRQQLIEKWETLPELDHLRTIRDRLLRRNQRSVRLLQLYQRILRQEVVVANDTPEQNELRLLGLVVKQQGKLKPHNRVYEAIFSEAWIEHALKSQKSEIEPTDTEFLRTLAELERKLLVSQVEILSQADNEAEDEGSAQALYQVLREVTAKVGSLLGADRATIYLLNDDKTELWSLVAENEEGEFLDIQVRVGEGIAGQVAQTRKVIHIANNVYEDPRAILVKEYDKKYHYTTQNILALPILDEHKEVVAVIQLLNKLQPEKSEDGSEPPIKPQGFTKLDLERLAKCVVPIRRILESCQSCYRVTKKLRATAALIEATRSLDQINLDTKAILQRVMNTAKKLLNADRSTLWLIDHDRGDLWTELPGKGEVRCPIGVGFAGQVAEAREAMIIPFDLYNHPSAENAKKIDEQTRYRTCSLLCMPVLSPDGELLGVTQLVNKRKPGDFGEYNKEEWPTVPDFFKTSFDKNDQQSMQVFNERVGVVLQFVRTHETLKQLAQVEPQKAIYNALAVLSNSVLDQSDEALYNALYYLLSFISLTINKLLESEHTTIFMLDAEETGFWSLVFEEEATNASEIRISANLGIANKIVDSKAVQASSKPSKLNDVLIHRGITSKTISSLHNLLLFPVLDHRGKVIAIVRSFNKFLSLDPSIPLAERIDTRGFTKADAEKLQQCTASMLPILQAFQSFHREIRVIQEQRQAIDPLYQAISFVSQSSGNPEDLIQKVMQAAKKLTNADRSSLWLLDHQTNELWTTIRQSDGSWLETRVPMGEGFVGKVAQTGQAVNISFDLYQHPDSYMARQTDEKTHYRTCSLLCMPVVGSDGELLGVTQLINKRKAGDFPEYDSSDWPNVPDYFKVSFEEKDQKDMEIFNNQVGVILPGITNRSRNAQK, encoded by the coding sequence ATGATCACAAATACATCTGAATCCTTACGTCATAGCGAAGTTATCAAAAGCGGATTACTCATTGCTCAGGGATTAAAAGAAAAATCCCAAAATTACAAAAAATTACTAACAGAGGTGTTGAAGTGGACGGGGGGACAGCCCTTACTCACCCAAAAGCTGTGTCAACTCATTGTCGAAGCTGAGGATTCACCTCCGGTTGGTGAGGAAGCGGAATGGTTCGACCGATTAGTGCGCCAACAGCTCATTGAAAAATGGGAGACTCTGCCGGAACTTGATCATTTACGAACCATCCGCGATCGCCTCCTAAGACGAAATCAGCGCAGTGTGAGGCTCTTGCAACTCTATCAACGCATTTTGCGGCAAGAGGTTGTGGTCGCCAATGACACTCCCGAACAAAATGAACTACGACTCTTGGGTTTAGTCGTTAAGCAACAGGGCAAGTTAAAGCCTCACAACCGGGTTTATGAGGCGATATTTAGCGAGGCTTGGATTGAACATGCTTTGAAAAGTCAAAAATCTGAGATTGAACCCACTGACACGGAATTTTTGAGAACTCTAGCTGAACTAGAAAGAAAATTGCTAGTTTCTCAGGTAGAAATTTTGTCTCAAGCCGACAATGAAGCAGAGGATGAAGGTTCCGCTCAAGCTCTCTATCAAGTATTACGAGAAGTCACGGCAAAAGTCGGAAGTTTATTAGGTGCAGACCGAGCCACCATCTATTTACTCAATGACGACAAGACAGAATTGTGGTCGCTAGTGGCGGAGAATGAAGAGGGGGAATTTCTCGATATTCAGGTGCGAGTCGGGGAAGGGATTGCGGGTCAAGTTGCCCAGACGAGGAAAGTTATTCATATTGCTAACAATGTCTATGAAGACCCACGCGCCATTTTAGTCAAAGAATATGACAAGAAATACCATTACACAACTCAAAATATTTTAGCCCTGCCGATTTTGGATGAACACAAAGAGGTTGTTGCTGTTATTCAACTTCTCAACAAGTTGCAGCCGGAGAAGTCGGAAGATGGCAGTGAGCCGCCGATTAAGCCACAGGGTTTTACCAAATTAGACCTAGAACGCTTGGCGAAATGTGTGGTTCCGATTCGCCGGATTTTAGAAAGTTGCCAATCTTGTTATAGAGTCACCAAGAAGCTACGGGCAACGGCAGCCCTGATTGAAGCCACCCGATCACTTGACCAAATTAATTTGGATACCAAAGCCATCCTGCAACGGGTGATGAATACAGCTAAAAAACTGCTGAATGCCGATCGCAGTACACTGTGGTTGATTGATCATGACCGGGGTGACTTATGGACAGAACTTCCGGGTAAAGGGGAAGTCCGGTGTCCGATTGGGGTGGGTTTTGCCGGTCAAGTGGCGGAAGCTCGCGAAGCGATGATTATTCCATTCGATTTATACAACCACCCTAGTGCCGAAAATGCGAAAAAAATCGACGAACAAACCCGTTATCGCACCTGTAGCTTGCTGTGTATGCCCGTTCTGAGTCCTGATGGCGAGTTGCTGGGTGTGACTCAACTTGTTAACAAACGTAAACCCGGTGACTTCGGTGAATATAACAAAGAAGAATGGCCGACAGTTCCCGATTTCTTTAAGACTAGCTTTGACAAAAACGACCAACAGTCGATGCAAGTCTTCAATGAGCGAGTTGGAGTGGTACTCCAATTTGTCAGGACTCATGAAACACTGAAGCAATTAGCACAAGTTGAACCCCAAAAAGCCATTTATAATGCTCTAGCGGTACTGAGTAATTCGGTACTAGACCAGAGTGATGAGGCTCTCTACAATGCGCTTTATTATCTGCTGAGTTTTATTAGTCTGACGATTAATAAGTTATTGGAATCTGAGCATACAACGATTTTTATGTTGGATGCCGAAGAAACTGGATTTTGGTCGTTGGTCTTTGAAGAAGAAGCCACCAATGCCTCAGAGATTCGGATTTCGGCAAATCTAGGGATCGCCAATAAAATTGTTGACTCGAAAGCTGTACAAGCTAGTAGTAAACCTAGCAAGTTAAACGATGTTTTAATCCATAGAGGCATCACCTCAAAAACTATCAGTAGTCTGCATAATTTGTTGTTATTTCCTGTTTTGGATCACCGAGGAAAGGTAATCGCCATTGTTCGGTCATTTAACAAATTCTTATCTCTTGACCCCAGTATTCCGTTAGCCGAACGAATTGATACGAGAGGCTTTACCAAAGCCGATGCAGAGAAGCTACAGCAATGTACGGCTTCGATGCTGCCAATCTTGCAAGCCTTCCAATCGTTCCATCGAGAAATTAGAGTGATTCAGGAGCAGCGGCAAGCGATTGATCCGCTCTATCAAGCCATTAGCTTCGTGAGTCAGAGTAGTGGCAATCCTGAAGACTTGATTCAAAAAGTGATGCAAGCGGCGAAAAAACTGACGAATGCCGATCGCAGTTCCCTTTGGTTGTTGGATCATCAAACCAATGAATTATGGACAACGATCCGCCAGAGCGATGGATCTTGGCTGGAAACACGAGTCCCGATGGGAGAAGGTTTTGTGGGCAAGGTTGCTCAAACGGGTCAAGCGGTGAATATTTCCTTTGATTTATATCAGCATCCTGACTCTTACATGGCTCGACAAACGGACGAGAAAACCCATTATCGTACTTGTAGTTTACTCTGTATGCCAGTTGTGGGTTCGGACGGCGAGTTGCTGGGTGTCACTCAACTCATTAACAAACGAAAGGCTGGTGATTTTCCTGAATATGATTCGTCTGATTGGCCTAACGTTCCCGATTATTTCAAAGTGAGTTTTGAAGAAAAAGACCAAAAAGATATGGAGATTTTTAACAATCAAGTGGGTGTGATTCTGCCAGGAATTACGAATCGGTCTAGAAACGCGCAAAAATAA
- a CDS encoding URC4/urg3 family protein: protein MINDQQLADCSQEQLLAIAYLRTPAAIRERCDRLFHLACTDQLHYFRCNLTQLDPVAHYVIEVMRDEYPDLNIPFHSRWRHFEVGNVPRLAELEQHLAGLTPLEKAQAKFDLAMISVLLDAGAGSEWQYGEQETGLVFRRSEGLAVASFRLFCQGAFSSNPQFPLQADAQGLQNFTAAQLAQGFQVSSTNPLLGLEGRVELLQRLGQSLHSLPQLFGTENPRPGNLVNYLLQGLKVETSTQTNLQSPIPLPASTVFSAVLEGLGNIWPGRLTIAGINLGDVWIHPALTGDNPTAQYVPFHKLSQWLTYSLLEPLQELGVEITGLDEMTGLPEYRNGGLCLDLGLLEVKHASVVQERHLPESEVIVEWRALTVSLLDRIADTIRQQLHLTATQLPLVKVLQGGTWTAGRRIAAQLREGGVPPIQIESDGTVF from the coding sequence TTGATTAATGATCAACAGCTAGCAGACTGCTCTCAGGAGCAGCTTTTGGCGATCGCTTACTTGAGGACGCCTGCTGCCATTCGAGAACGCTGCGATCGCCTCTTTCATTTAGCCTGTACTGACCAATTACACTACTTTCGCTGTAATCTAACCCAGCTCGACCCGGTAGCCCATTATGTGATTGAGGTCATGCGTGATGAATACCCGGATTTAAATATTCCCTTTCATAGTCGTTGGCGACATTTTGAGGTTGGCAACGTCCCGCGTCTGGCGGAATTAGAGCAACATTTGGCAGGACTTACCCCCCTGGAAAAGGCACAAGCCAAATTTGACCTAGCCATGATCAGCGTCTTGCTGGATGCTGGGGCGGGTTCCGAGTGGCAATACGGCGAACAGGAAACCGGACTCGTTTTTCGTCGTTCTGAAGGCTTAGCTGTAGCCAGTTTTCGCCTGTTCTGCCAAGGCGCATTTTCCAGTAACCCCCAATTTCCCCTGCAAGCAGATGCCCAAGGACTACAAAACTTCACGGCGGCTCAACTCGCTCAGGGATTTCAGGTGAGTTCGACCAATCCGTTGCTGGGTTTAGAAGGTCGAGTTGAGCTGCTCCAGCGACTCGGTCAGTCGCTACACAGTTTACCTCAGTTGTTTGGCACAGAAAATCCACGTCCTGGAAATTTGGTCAATTACTTGCTCCAAGGGTTGAAGGTTGAAACTTCAACCCAAACCAACCTGCAATCTCCAATCCCTTTACCTGCCAGTACCGTATTTAGTGCTGTGTTGGAGGGACTGGGAAATATTTGGCCTGGACGACTGACTATTGCAGGCATTAATTTAGGCGATGTTTGGATTCATCCTGCCCTCACAGGAGACAATCCTACCGCTCAATATGTGCCGTTTCATAAACTCTCCCAGTGGTTAACCTACTCCTTGCTAGAACCCTTACAGGAACTCGGTGTAGAGATTACGGGGTTAGATGAGATGACCGGCTTACCCGAATATCGGAATGGGGGTTTGTGCTTAGATTTAGGGTTACTAGAAGTTAAACACGCTTCTGTTGTCCAAGAGCGTCATTTACCAGAGTCTGAGGTGATTGTTGAATGGCGAGCACTGACAGTTAGTTTATTAGACCGAATTGCCGACACCATCCGGCAACAACTGCATCTAACTGCTACCCAATTGCCCTTAGTGAAAGTTCTACAAGGAGGCACTTGGACAGCAGGACGGCGAATTGCTGCCCAATTGAGGGAAGGCGGCGTTCCTCCCATTCAGATCGAGAGCGATGGCACCGTGTTTTAG
- the secA gene encoding preprotein translocase subunit SecA — protein sequence MLKTVLGDPNARKLKKYQPYVVDVNVLEDEIQALSDDQLKGKTAEFQQKLAKARSDRERAEVLDELLPEAFAVVREAGRRVLGMRHFDVQLLGGIVLHKGQIAEMKTGEGKTLVSTLPAYLNALSGKGVHVVTVNDYLARRDAEWMGQVHRYLGLSVGLIQSGMGPAERQRNYACDITYATNSELGFDYLRDNMATVMSDVVQRPFNYCVIDEVDSVLIDEARTPLIISGQVERPTEKYLKAAQIARALQKEEHYEVDEKARNVLLTDEGFAEAEKLLEVEDLYNPEDPWAHYIFNAIKAKELFLADVNYIVRNGEVVIVDEFTGRVLSGRRWSDGLHQAIEAKENVDIQNETQTLATITYQNFFLLYPKLAGMTGTAKTEESEFEKIYNLQVTIIPTNRPSGRHDLSDVVYKTEPAKWQAIAEECAQMHEEGRPVLVGTTSVEKSELLSGLLKQRAVPHELLNARPENVERESEIVAQAGRKGAVTIATNMAGRGTDIILGGNSDYMARLKLREYFMPKIVMPEQEDALTPVSVPGASERARPQGFAPGKKVKTWKASPQIFPTELSKETEQLLKDAVNFAVKRYGERSLPELEADEKIAVAAEKAPTDDPVIEKLREVYKAIRKEYEHLTSREHDEVVKLGGLHVIGTERHESRRIDNQLRGRAGRQGDPGSTKFFLSLEDNLLRIFGGDRVAGLMNAFRVEEDMPIESKMLTRSLEGAQKKVETFYYDTRKQVFEYDEVMNNQRRAIYAERRRVLEGLDLKEQVIQYAERTMDDIVEAYVNPDLPQEEWQLDQLVSKVKEFVYLLQDLEPQHLEDMSVAEIKTFMHEEVRKAYDIKESQVDQIQPGLMRQAERFFILQQIDTLWREHLQSMDALRESVGLRGYGQKDPLIEYKQEGYETFLEMMIDIRRNVVYSLFQFQPQAQPQAV from the coding sequence ATGTTAAAAACCGTACTCGGCGACCCCAACGCCCGCAAATTAAAAAAATACCAGCCTTACGTTGTTGATGTTAATGTTCTGGAAGACGAGATCCAGGCGCTATCGGACGATCAACTCAAAGGCAAAACAGCAGAATTCCAACAGAAGCTCGCAAAAGCCAGGAGCGATCGCGAACGAGCCGAGGTGTTGGACGAGTTGTTGCCGGAAGCCTTTGCTGTGGTAAGGGAAGCAGGGCGTCGAGTCTTAGGAATGCGCCACTTTGATGTGCAGCTCTTAGGGGGTATTGTCCTGCATAAAGGACAAATCGCTGAGATGAAAACCGGTGAAGGGAAAACCCTGGTTTCCACCCTACCCGCTTACCTGAATGCCTTGAGTGGTAAGGGTGTCCACGTTGTTACGGTCAACGACTATCTAGCCCGTCGGGACGCGGAGTGGATGGGTCAGGTACACCGCTACTTAGGCTTGAGCGTGGGGCTAATTCAATCCGGCATGGGGCCTGCCGAACGTCAGCGCAATTACGCCTGTGATATTACGTATGCCACAAACAGTGAGTTGGGCTTTGACTACCTGCGTGATAACATGGCAACGGTCATGTCGGATGTTGTACAACGCCCCTTTAACTACTGCGTCATCGACGAGGTAGACTCGGTACTGATTGATGAGGCACGGACGCCACTAATTATTTCCGGGCAGGTGGAGCGACCGACGGAAAAGTACCTAAAGGCGGCACAAATTGCGCGAGCGCTCCAAAAAGAAGAACATTACGAAGTGGATGAGAAGGCGCGTAACGTTCTGTTAACCGATGAAGGGTTCGCTGAAGCGGAGAAGCTCTTAGAAGTCGAGGATTTGTATAACCCAGAAGACCCTTGGGCGCACTACATCTTCAATGCGATTAAGGCCAAAGAATTGTTTCTCGCCGATGTGAACTATATTGTCCGCAACGGAGAAGTGGTGATTGTGGACGAGTTCACTGGGCGGGTGTTGTCAGGACGTCGTTGGAGTGATGGTTTGCACCAGGCGATTGAGGCGAAAGAGAATGTAGACATTCAGAATGAAACCCAAACCCTTGCCACCATTACCTATCAAAACTTCTTCTTGCTGTATCCTAAGCTGGCGGGAATGACAGGTACGGCAAAGACGGAAGAATCCGAATTTGAAAAAATATACAACCTGCAAGTCACAATTATTCCCACCAACAGACCTTCGGGACGGCACGACTTGTCCGATGTGGTTTACAAAACCGAACCCGCCAAATGGCAGGCGATCGCCGAAGAATGTGCCCAGATGCACGAAGAGGGACGCCCAGTCCTGGTGGGAACCACCAGTGTAGAAAAATCAGAGCTACTTTCAGGTTTGTTGAAACAACGGGCAGTCCCTCATGAATTGCTCAACGCCCGCCCTGAGAATGTGGAACGGGAGTCAGAGATTGTTGCCCAGGCCGGTCGCAAAGGTGCTGTGACGATCGCCACGAACATGGCGGGACGAGGGACAGACATCATTTTGGGGGGTAACTCCGACTATATGGCGCGACTCAAGTTGCGGGAGTACTTCATGCCCAAGATTGTCATGCCCGAACAAGAGGATGCCTTGACTCCGGTGTCGGTACCAGGAGCGAGTGAGCGAGCACGTCCTCAAGGCTTTGCTCCGGGCAAAAAAGTAAAAACTTGGAAAGCGAGTCCGCAGATTTTCCCCACGGAACTGTCCAAGGAAACGGAACAACTGCTCAAAGATGCTGTGAATTTTGCGGTGAAAAGGTATGGAGAGCGCAGTCTGCCAGAACTAGAAGCCGACGAAAAGATAGCGGTGGCGGCAGAAAAGGCACCGACGGATGACCCGGTGATTGAAAAGTTGCGGGAAGTTTATAAAGCCATTCGCAAAGAATATGAACACCTTACGTCCCGTGAGCATGATGAGGTGGTCAAACTCGGCGGTTTGCATGTGATTGGTACAGAACGTCATGAATCGCGGCGGATTGATAACCAGTTGCGGGGACGTGCGGGACGGCAAGGTGACCCCGGTTCGACCAAGTTTTTCCTGAGTTTGGAAGACAATTTGTTACGGATTTTCGGGGGCGATCGCGTGGCGGGATTGATGAATGCCTTCCGCGTCGAGGAAGATATGCCCATCGAGTCTAAGATGCTCACTCGTTCTCTAGAAGGGGCACAGAAAAAAGTTGAAACCTTCTACTATGACACCCGGAAACAGGTGTTTGAGTACGATGAGGTGATGAACAACCAAAGACGGGCGATTTACGCTGAACGTCGGCGGGTGCTAGAAGGGCTAGACCTGAAAGAACAAGTGATTCAGTATGCTGAACGGACAATGGATGACATTGTCGAAGCTTACGTGAACCCCGACTTACCGCAAGAAGAGTGGCAACTGGATCAGTTGGTATCGAAGGTGAAAGAATTCGTCTACTTACTGCAAGATTTAGAGCCACAGCATCTAGAGGACATGTCTGTTGCGGAAATCAAAACCTTCATGCACGAAGAAGTCCGTAAAGCTTATGACATCAAGGAATCCCAAGTGGATCAAATTCAGCCTGGATTGATGCGACAAGCGGAGCGCTTCTTCATCTTGCAGCAAATCGATACCCTATGGCGGGAGCATTTACAGTCGATGGATGCTCTGCGAGAGTCGGTGGGTTTGCGCGGTTATGGGCAAAAAGA